In Macaca fascicularis isolate 582-1 chromosome X, T2T-MFA8v1.1, one DNA window encodes the following:
- the EZHIP gene encoding EZH inhibitory protein, with protein MEKEQKHQQDKVQGGLNNKAALASGDACGTENQDPAASVPTVSSQASPSGGAALSSSTAGSSAAAATSAAIFITDEASGLPIIAAVRRERHSDLRDCLSPHEVFGCVMPEGGSQAAVGPQKATGHADEHLAQTKNPRNSRRRKQPCRNQAAPAQKAPGRRLFPGPLPPSSPGFRPSSHPRSGASTSSQATHPGPALLSHASEARPASQSRITLAASALRRRASGPGPVIRRCTAQPGPAFPRRATHLDAARLSPESAPGPARRGRASAPGSARRDRSSAPGPARRGRDSAPGPARRGHTSAPGPALRGRTARSDPAHRSTSTTPGTGLPSRSTQRSSALLSRRSLSGPADENPSCGAGLRRLAFQSRSGSPDPEVPSRASPPVWHAVRMRASSPSPPGRFFLPIPQQWDESSSSYASNSSSCSPSRSPGLSPSSPSPEFLGLRSISTPSPDSLRRALMPEFYALSPVPPEEQAEIEGTAHPATPPEP; from the coding sequence ATGGAGAAGGAACAGAAGCACCAGCAGGACAAGGTGCAGGGAGGGCTTAACAACAAAGCCGCCCTTGCCTCCGGGGATGCCTGCGGGACCGAGAATCAAGATCCTGCTGCTTCCGTCCCCACAGTCTCCAGCCAAGCATCTCCCTCGGGCGGCGCCGCTCTGAGCAGCAGCACAGCCGGTTCTTCCGCTGCAGCCGCCACCTCCGCCGCCATTTTCATCACCGATGAGGCCTCGGGGCTGCCAATCATAGCTGCTGTGCGGAGGGAGAGGCATTCTGACCTCCGGGACTGTCTCAGTCCTCACGAAGTCTTTGGGTGTGTGATGCCTGAGGGGGGCAGCCAGGCCGCTGTGGGACCCCAGAAGGCCACTGGCCACGCCGACGAGCACCTGGCCCAGACCAAGAACCCCCGGAACAGCCGTCGTAGGAAGCAGCCCTGCCGCAACCAGGCTGCTCCGGCTCAGAAGGCCCCAGGGCGGCGTCTGTTTCCTGGGCCTTTGCCGCCATCTTCTCCAGGGTTCCGGCCCAGCAGCCATCCCCGTTCCGGGGCTTCTACATCGAGTCAGGCAACCCACCCAGGCCCTGCACTCCTAAGCCACGCATCTGAGGCAAGGCCTGCTAGCCAAAGCCGCATCACCCTGGCAGCTTCTGCTCTCCGCAGACGTGCATCTGGTCCAGGCCCTGTCATCCGACGCTGCACCGCCCAGCCAGGCCCTGCTTTTCCACGCCGCGCCACTCATCTAGACGCTGCTCGCCTAAGCCCTGAATCTGCGCCAGGCCCTGCTCGCCGAGGCCGTGCATCTGCGCCAGGCTCTGCCCGTCGAGACCGTTCATCTGCGCCAGGCCCTGCCCGCCGAGGCCGCGATTCTGCGCCAGGCCCTGCCCGCCGAGGCCACACATCTGCGCCAGGCCCTGCCCTTCGCGGCCGCACAGCAAGGTCAGATCCCGCTCATCGCAGCACCAGCACGACGCCAGGCACTGGTCTCCCGAGCCGTTCCACCCAGCGAAGTTCAGCCCTTCTCAGCCGCCGCTCTCTGTCTGGGCCAGCTGATGAGAATCCTTCCTGTGGGGCTGGCTTACGAAGGCTTGCCTTTCAGAGCAGATCAGGCTCTCCTGATCCTGAGGTCCCAAGCCGTGCTTCCCCGCCTGTTTGGCATGCAGTCCGTATGCGTGCCTCCTCACCCTCACCCCCTGGGAGGTTCTTCCTTCCCATCCCTCAGCAGTGGGATGAGAGCTCCTCCTCCTATGCTTCCaactcctcctcctgctccccgaGTAGGTCTCCTGGCCTAAgcccctcttccccttcccctgagTTTCTGGGCCTGAGATCTATCTCCACTCCTAGCCCTGATAGCCTTAGGCGTGCCTTGATGCCTGAGTTTTATGCTCTGAGCCCTGTCCCTCCAGAAGAGCAGGCAGAAATAGAGGGCACAGCTCACCCTGCAACACCGCCTGAGCCGTGA